The Blattabacterium sp. (Blatta orientalis) str. Tarazona genome contains the following window.
ATTGGTCCATTTTGTAAAGTAGGGGGGGAAATAATCAATTCTGTAATATTTTCTTATTCTAATAAAGCTCATGATGGTTTTTTGGGAAATACTATTTTGGGAGAATGGTGTAATTTAGGTGCTGGAACTAATATCTCTAATTTAAGAAATGATTATTCTAAAGTGACAGTTTGGAATTATGAAAAAAAAGACTTTTTTCCTATTGAGGTTCAATTTTTTGGTTTAATTATGGGAGATTATTCGAAATCTTCGGTTAATACTCAATTTAATACAGCTACAATAGTAGGCATAAATGCTAATATTTTTGGATATGGATTTCCACCTAGATACATTCCTTCTTTCACCTTAGGTGGAATACAAGAAAGAAAAGTAATTTCTTTTAAAAAAGTATGTGAAACAGCTGAAAGGATGATGAAGAGAAGAAATGTTCCTTTTTCTCTTTCAGATAAGGAGATTTTAGAATATTTATATAATTCTATGTATGAATGAAATATATTTTTTATTTCTTTTTCTATAAATAATGGTTATATAAACCCTTAATTTTTTTAGTTATTTAGTTTAGATTGTATATAATAAATAAAATGATTTTATGCTGAAACATAATTTAGGTTATCCTCGTATAGGAATCCGAAGGGAATTAAAAAGAGCTTGTGAAGCTTACTGGAATCATAAAATTACTCCTAATGAATTATTCCACATTGGTAAAAAAATACGGGAAGAAAATTGGAAAATGCAAGAAAAATCTGGTTTAGATTTGATTCCGTGTAATGATTTTAGTTTTTATGATCAGATATTGGATATGTCTCTATTATTGGGAGTAATCCCAGAATCCTATTCTTCAATTCCCATCATACATGATGATATTGATCTTTATTTTTCTATGGCTAGAGGATTTCAAAAAAATGGATGGGATATCAAGGCGATGGAAATGACTAAATGGTTTAATACGAATTATCATTATATAGTTCCAGAATTTCAAAAAGATCAAAAATTTCATGTTTTCTCTAAAAAAGTATTCGAAGAGTTTGAAGAAGCTAGAAAATTTTTAGAGAATGGAATTCCAAAACCAGTTTTGATTGGTCCTGTTTCTTTTCTTTTTTTGGGAAAGGAGAAGAATAAATCTTTTCATAGAATGGATTTAATAGAAAACATTCTTCCTACTTACATACAAATAATACAAAGATTGATAGATCAAGGAGCTGTTTGGATTCAAATAGATGAACCCATTTTAGTTTTAGATTTAACTAAAAAAGAAATAGAGGCTTTTCAATATGCCTACCAAAAAATATCCAATATTTTTTCCGGAATTAATATTTTATTAACATCTTATTTCGATGGAATTTCTGAAAATCTATTTCTTCTTAGGGATATTTCTATAAAGGCTTTACATATTGATTTGATAGAAAATCCAGAACAATTGGAAGAGATATTGAATTTCTTAAGAAACAAAGATATGATGTTATCTTTAGGATTAATCGATGGAAGAAATATTTGGAAGAATAATTATATGAATTCCATTAAACACATAGAAAAAGCAATCAAAATTTTAGGAGAAAAAAAAGTGATGATTGCACCTAATTGTTCTCTTTTACATGTTCCTTTAGATATAGAAGAAGAGAGATCTATTCATCCAGATGTAAAAAACAGAATGTCTTTTGCAAAACAAAAAATTTATGAATTAAGTGATTTAGAAAATATCATAAAGGGAAATCAGAAGATTTTATTGAAAAATTTTGATTCTTTGGAAAAAGCAAAAGATTCTTCAATTATTCACAATAAAGAGGTAAAAAAAAGAGTTTTACAAGTAAAAAAAGAGGAGACAAAAAGGAAAAGTCCTTTTAAAATACGTCAGAAAAAACAGAATAAAAAATTTCTTTTTCCTTTGTTTCCTACTACTACGATCGGCTCTTTTCCTCAAACAAAAGAAATTCGTACTTTAAGGAGTAAATTTCGGAAAAACGAATTAAGTCAAGAAGAATATGAAAAAAGAATTGAAGAATTTATTATAGATCTTATTCGAAAACAAGAAGAAATAAATCTAGATGTTTTTGTGCATGGAGAATTTGAGAGAAATGATATGGTAGAATTTTTTTCAGAAAAATTAAAAGGATTTCTTACTACTGAAAATGGATGGGTTCAGAGTTATGGAAGTCGTTGTGTGAAGCCTCCTGTGATTTATGGAGATGTAAGCAGATCTAATGATATGACAGTTAAGTGGATTTGTTTTGCACAGTCTAAAACAAATAAGTTAATGAAAGGAATGTTAACCGGACCTGTGACTATCTTACAATGGTCTTTTGTCAGAGATGATCAACCCCTTTCTACTACTGCTTATCAGATTGCTTGGGCTATTAGAGATGAAGTAGAATCTTTAGAAAAATCTGGAATTCAAATAATTCAAATAGATGAACCAGCTCTTAGAGAAGGACTTCCCTTAAAAAAAAAGGATTGGAAAGGATATTTTGATTGGTCTATTAAAGCTTTTCGTATTTCTTCAAGCGGGGTAGAAGATGAAACACAAATTCACACACATATGTGTTATAGTGAATTTAATGATATATTAGAACATATAGCGGATTTGGATGCCGATGTCATTACTATGGAAACTTCAAGGTCTAAAATGGAATTGCTACAGGCATTTTCAGAATTTTCTTATCCTAATGAAATTGGACCAGGAGTATATGATATTCATTCTCCAAGAATTCCTACTGTGGAAGAAATATTTGATTTAATTCAAAAAGCTTCTAATAAATTACCAATCAGAAATATTTGGATTAATCCAGATTGTGGATTAAAAACTAGAAAATGGGAAGAAGTTCTTCCTTCACTTAAAAATATGACAGAAGCAGCAAAAAGGCAAGAGAAAAAATTAGGTAGAAAAATATCTTATCAAAAAGGATATATTTGTGTAAAATCTTTGAAATGACGTTACAGGATAAAGAAGAAAGAATCAAAAAAGAATTTTCTTTTCTAAGAAATTGGGAAGAAAAATATGAATATCTTATAGATTTAGGAATGAAATTACCAAAAAAATCTGATAAATTTAGATCTGAAGATAAATTGATTCATGGATGCCAATCTAAAGTTTGGTTAGATTCTAAATTAAGAGGAAAACTGGTTTTTTTTGATGCAGATAGTGATGCCTTATTACCTAAAGGAATGGCGGCTCTTATGATTTTTGTTTATTCTGGACATTCTCCTTTTGAAATTATTTCTTCGAAGGCGAATTTTATTTCTGAAATAGGATTTCAAACATTTTTATCTCCGATTCGAGCTAATGGGATACTTTTATTTTTAAAAAAAATAAAGTTTTATGCCATTGCTTTTAATGTAAAATTATCTGTTAGATTGAATGGTAAAATTTCGTAAAAATTTTACCATTCTTTTCTTTATTTTATAAAAAAAAAGAAAATATGAGGTTTCATACTATTAATCCTGTTGATAATCATATACTAAATACTTATTCTTTTATAGAGGATAAGGATATTATGGATAAGCTCTCTCTAGCTCAAAAAGCTTATGAAAAATGGAAAAATTTTTCCTATTCTTCTAGGATAGGATATATAATGAAATTATCTTCTTCCATGCAAGATCTCATAGACATTATAGCCTATTTAATAACTCAAGAAATGGGAAAACCTATAACTCAATCACGTTTGGAAGTAGAAAAGTGTATCAAATTATGCGAGTATTATTCTAGTTTAGAAGAATCGATCTTTTTTCAGGATATATCTACTGAATATGAAAAATCTTATATTCGATTTGAATCTATAGGAGCTACATTAGGAATTATGCCTTGGAATTATCCTATTTGGCAAACCATAAGATATGCAATTCCTAATATTTTATTAGGGAATGTAATAGTACTTAAACCTGCTACTAATACGGCTGGATGTTCTCTTCTTTTAGAAAAAATATTTATTGAATCTGGTTTTCCAAGAGGACTTTTTCAAGTTTTTTTAATAGATATACCTAAAATAAAATCTGTTATAGCTCATCCAATTATACAAGGTGTTTCTTTTACAGGAAGTCATTTAGCTGGAAGTCATATAGGATATTTATCTGGAAAATATATTAAAAAATCTGTTTTAGAATTAGGTGGAAATGATGCTTTTGTAGTTATGAGAGATGTAGAGAATCTAAAAAAAACGGCTAAATTAGCTACGGAATCTAGATTGAATAATACAGGACAAACATGTATTTCCGCTAAAAGATTTATAGTAGATAATTTTATTGTAGATGATTTTATAGATCTGGTTATTCAAGAAATGAAACAGTATCATAGGGGAGATGTACATGAGGAATCTACTAAAATAGGGTATATTTCTCGTGTAGACTTATCTGAAAAATTATATAAACAATATAAAGATATTATTTCAAATGGAGGAAAAGTATGTTTACAAACTACAAGAGATGAAAATTTTTTTTCTCCTTGTTTATTGAAAATGGAAGATAAGAATTTTTCTTACAATCAAGAGGAAATATTTGGACCAATAGGAATCGTTTATACTTTTTCTAATGAGGAAGAAATTCCTTCTATGGTAAATGCAACCTGTTATGGTCTAGGGGCTTCTCTTTGGACTAAAGACTTAAAAAAAGCGGAATTTTTATCCAAGAAAATAAATACAGGTATGGTTTTTATCAATGAAATAGTAAAATCTGATCCTCGTTTTCCTTTTGGAGGAATAAAAAAAATCTGGATACGGAAGAGAACTATCTGTTCTATCTCTTAAAGAGTTTTCTAATTGTAAAACTATTATTATCAATAAATGATTCTCAAAGGATTTTTCTCATTCTTGCAACTGGAATTTGCATTTGGTCTCTATATTTAGCTACAGTCCTACGGGCCACCAGATAACCTTTTTTTTTGAGAATTTTCGATAATTTTTCGTCAGTTAGTGGTCTTCTTTTATTTTCTTTAGCAATAGATTCTCCCAATAACTTTTTTATTTCAATAGAAGAAATTTCTATCCCTTCTTCGTTTATCATTTTTTCAGAAAAAAAACTTTTGATCAAAAAAGTTCCATATGGGGTATTGACATATTTACTATTGGCAACACGAGATACAGTGGATATCCCTACACCTATTTTTTGAGATATATTTTTTAAAATCATCGGTTTTATTTTATATGGATCTCCAGTGAAAAAGTATTCTTTTTGATAATCCATAATGGCATTCATTGTTAACATTAATGTATTTTGACGCTGTTTTATAGCGTCTACGAACCATTTTGCTGAATCTATTTTTTGTTTTAAAAACAAAATCGTATTTTCATTTTTTTTCATGTTCCTCTCTTTTGAACTTTTATAAGATTTTAACATGTCTAAATATAAGGAGGATACTTTTATTTCTGGAGTATTTCTATGATTTAAAGATAATTCTAATTTTCCATCTGAAATACAAATAGTAAAATCTGGAATCAGATGATCTAAATTTCTAGGATTTCCAGAGTAAATTTTTCCTGGTTTTGGATTTAATTTTTCTATTTGATAGATAGCTTTTCGTAAATCATTCTTTGTTGTTCCTAATTTATTTTGCAGTTTTTTATAATTTTTTTTGTAAAAAATTCGAAATTGTTTCTTATTATCCTTTTTGCTAAGTTTACATCGTGTGTATTTTTTTTTATTTTCTAATTGGATAAAAAGACATTCTTGTAAATTCCTAGCTCCTATTCCTATGGGTTCTAGTTTTTGGATATAATTTACAAGTAGTTTTTCCACTTTTTCTGCAGTTACTGGAATCCCAAGTATCAAAAGAATATCATCTACGATGGCTGTAATTTTTCTTCTTATGTAGCCATCTTCGTCTATATTTCCTAATATAAAATCTGCAATTAACAAATCTTCTTGATTTAAACGAAAAGTATGTAATTGACTTTTTAAATATTCTTGAAAAGAAATTCCAGAAACTATGGGGATATATTTTTCTTCATTGTGATTATTTTTGTTATTATTTTTGAAATCTAGAATTTCATCATCACTTAAATATTCATCTATATTTATTTCAGAAATATCTATGGATTTATCTTCTTGTTCTGGAAGATCAAAATCAATGACAGATGTATCTGACTCTTCTATAGAAGAAGGCTCTTCTTCTATTTCTTCTAATGCTGGATTTTCTTCCAATTCTTGTTTCACTCTTTGTTCAAAATCTAAAGTAGATAATTGCACTAATTTCATTAGTTTTATTTGTTGTGGGGAAAGTTTTTGTTGTCCTTTTTGTAAAAATTTCTGTTTTAACATTTTTTAGAATTCTGCATTATGTGGAGTTCTTGGAAAAGGAATAACATCCCGAATATTTTTCATCCCTGTAATGAATTGAACTAAACGATCAAATCCTAGGCCAAATCCACTATGAGGAACAGAACCAAAACGACGTGTATCTAAATACCACCAAAGTTTCCTATCATCTATGTTTTTATCTTTGATACGCTTTAATAAAATATCATAACGTTCTTCCCGTTGAGAGCCTCCAATGATTTCTCCTATTTCTGGAAATAAAATATCCATAGCTCTAACTGTTTTTCCATCATTATTTATACGCATATAAAAGGCTTTAATACAAGAAGGATAATCAAAAACAATTACAGGGCATTGAAAACATTTTTTTACTAGATATTGTTCATGTTCTGATTGTAAATCCATTCCCCAAATAACTGGATGAACAAATTTTACCATTTTTTTCTGGATGCTTTTTTCCAGAATATTTATTACTTCCGTGTAACTAATTCTTTGAAACGGAAATTTTAATATAAGCTCTAATCTTTCTAAAAGTGTAGATTTCTGTTTTTGATTCCATTTTTTTATATGGTCCTTTAAAAAGGATAGATCTTCTATACAATTTTCAATGGTATATCGTATAACAAATTTTAAAAAATCCTCAGCTATATCCATATTTTCTTCTAAATGATAAAAGGCCATTTCTGGTTCTATCATCCAAAATTCAGATAAATGTCGTGAAGTATTGGAATTTTCTGCACGAAAAGCAGGTCCAAATGTATATACTTTTCCTAAAGCTAAAGAAGCGGTTTCTGCTTCTAATTGTCCAGATACACTCAAGTAGGTTTTGCACTGAAAAAAATCTTTTGCATAATCTACATTTTCTCTTATATGTGGAATATTTTTTAAATCCATAGTTGTTACCTGAAACATTTTTCCAGCTCCTTCAGCATTTGAAGTGGTAATAATTGGAGTATTGATGTAAAAAAAACCATGTTCATGAAAATATTTATGTATAGAAAAAGCTACATGATGACGGACACGCATAATACTACTAAAAATATTTGTACGAAAACGTAGATGTGCTTGTTTTCGTAAGGTTTCTAAACTATGTTTTTTCGGTTGTAAAATAGTTTTTTGAAAACTTTTTTGGTCTACTTCTCCATAGATCCTTATATCTAAAGATTTTAATTCTATAGATTGTTTTTTTCCTAAACTTTCTATGATTATACCTATAACTTTAATGGAACTCCCAATGGTAATTTTTTTCAAAAACTCCTTTTCTAAATTTTTAGATAAAATAATTTGAATATTTTTTATTGTTGATCCATCATTTAATGTGATGAAAATGGAATTTCGAAAAGAACGAATCCATCCCTCAACTAAAACTTTTTTATTTAAAAATTTTTTTCCTTTTTCCAATAATTCTTTAATTGAATATTTTTCTATCATGGATCAACGAATTATATACTTAATATTTCTTTTTCTTTGGAAAAAAAAAGAACATCTATTTTTTGAATAGAGACCTTGGTAATTTTTTGTATACGATTTTCTCCTGTTTTAGATAAATCTTCAGATATTTTCAATCTTTTTATAGATTGGTTATACTTTTTTCGTGTGGTTCTCACGAATATTTTGCTTTTCTGTTTTTGTTTTAATTTTTTCATTAAGTTCTTTCTTCCTTCTTCCGTAAGAATAGGAAGACGAATGTGAATGGATTCTCCTTTATTGGTTGGCATAAAACCAAGATTTTCATCTATAATTGCTTTGTCTATATAGGAGATGATAGCACGATCCCAAGGATGAATCGTAATATTCATATTATCTACAATGGTAATTGTGGCCACTTCAATTAAAGGAAAAAAAGAAGCATAACACTTTATTTTTATTTTTTCTAAAAGGGGAACAACGGATTTGCTTCCCAATCGAATGCGATGGATTTCTTCTTGAAGT
Protein-coding sequences here:
- the rpoN gene encoding RNA polymerase factor sigma-54 is translated as MLKQKFLQKGQQKLSPQQIKLMKLVQLSTLDFEQRVKQELEENPALEEIEEEPSSIEESDTSVIDFDLPEQEDKSIDISEINIDEYLSDDEILDFKNNNKNNHNEEKYIPIVSGISFQEYLKSQLHTFRLNQEDLLIADFILGNIDEDGYIRRKITAIVDDILLILGIPVTAEKVEKLLVNYIQKLEPIGIGARNLQECLFIQLENKKKYTRCKLSKKDNKKQFRIFYKKNYKKLQNKLGTTKNDLRKAIYQIEKLNPKPGKIYSGNPRNLDHLIPDFTICISDGKLELSLNHRNTPEIKVSSLYLDMLKSYKSSKERNMKKNENTILFLKQKIDSAKWFVDAIKQRQNTLMLTMNAIMDYQKEYFFTGDPYKIKPMILKNISQKIGVGISTVSRVANSKYVNTPYGTFLIKSFFSEKMINEEGIEISSIEIKKLLGESIAKENKRRPLTDEKLSKILKKKGYLVARRTVAKYRDQMQIPVARMRKIL
- a CDS encoding aldehyde dehydrogenase family protein; this encodes MRFHTINPVDNHILNTYSFIEDKDIMDKLSLAQKAYEKWKNFSYSSRIGYIMKLSSSMQDLIDIIAYLITQEMGKPITQSRLEVEKCIKLCEYYSSLEESIFFQDISTEYEKSYIRFESIGATLGIMPWNYPIWQTIRYAIPNILLGNVIVLKPATNTAGCSLLLEKIFIESGFPRGLFQVFLIDIPKIKSVIAHPIIQGVSFTGSHLAGSHIGYLSGKYIKKSVLELGGNDAFVVMRDVENLKKTAKLATESRLNNTGQTCISAKRFIVDNFIVDDFIDLVIQEMKQYHRGDVHEESTKIGYISRVDLSEKLYKQYKDIISNGGKVCLQTTRDENFFSPCLLKMEDKNFSYNQEEIFGPIGIVYTFSNEEEIPSMVNATCYGLGASLWTKDLKKAEFLSKKINTGMVFINEIVKSDPRFPFGGIKKIWIRKRTICSIS
- the asnS gene encoding asparagine--tRNA ligase — translated: MIEKYSIKELLEKGKKFLNKKVLVEGWIRSFRNSIFITLNDGSTIKNIQIILSKNLEKEFLKKITIGSSIKVIGIIIESLGKKQSIELKSLDIRIYGEVDQKSFQKTILQPKKHSLETLRKQAHLRFRTNIFSSIMRVRHHVAFSIHKYFHEHGFFYINTPIITTSNAEGAGKMFQVTTMDLKNIPHIRENVDYAKDFFQCKTYLSVSGQLEAETASLALGKVYTFGPAFRAENSNTSRHLSEFWMIEPEMAFYHLEENMDIAEDFLKFVIRYTIENCIEDLSFLKDHIKKWNQKQKSTLLERLELILKFPFQRISYTEVINILEKSIQKKMVKFVHPVIWGMDLQSEHEQYLVKKCFQCPVIVFDYPSCIKAFYMRINNDGKTVRAMDILFPEIGEIIGGSQREERYDILLKRIKDKNIDDRKLWWYLDTRRFGSVPHSGFGLGFDRLVQFITGMKNIRDVIPFPRTPHNAEF
- a CDS encoding ribosome-recycling factor; the encoded protein is MDELNVNFFSCKKDMEKIFKQLQEEIHRIRLGSKSVVPLLEKIKIKCYASFFPLIEVATITIVDNMNITIHPWDRAIISYIDKAIIDENLGFMPTNKGESIHIRLPILTEEGRKNLMKKLKQKQKSKIFVRTTRKKYNQSIKRLKISEDLSKTGENRIQKITKVSIQKIDVLFFSKEKEILSI
- a CDS encoding SufE family protein — translated: MTLQDKEERIKKEFSFLRNWEEKYEYLIDLGMKLPKKSDKFRSEDKLIHGCQSKVWLDSKLRGKLVFFDADSDALLPKGMAALMIFVYSGHSPFEIISSKANFISEIGFQTFLSPIRANGILLFLKKIKFYAIAFNVKLSVRLNGKIS
- the metE gene encoding 5-methyltetrahydropteroyltriglutamate--homocysteine S-methyltransferase, yielding MLKHNLGYPRIGIRRELKRACEAYWNHKITPNELFHIGKKIREENWKMQEKSGLDLIPCNDFSFYDQILDMSLLLGVIPESYSSIPIIHDDIDLYFSMARGFQKNGWDIKAMEMTKWFNTNYHYIVPEFQKDQKFHVFSKKVFEEFEEARKFLENGIPKPVLIGPVSFLFLGKEKNKSFHRMDLIENILPTYIQIIQRLIDQGAVWIQIDEPILVLDLTKKEIEAFQYAYQKISNIFSGINILLTSYFDGISENLFLLRDISIKALHIDLIENPEQLEEILNFLRNKDMMLSLGLIDGRNIWKNNYMNSIKHIEKAIKILGEKKVMIAPNCSLLHVPLDIEEERSIHPDVKNRMSFAKQKIYELSDLENIIKGNQKILLKNFDSLEKAKDSSIIHNKEVKKRVLQVKKEETKRKSPFKIRQKKQNKKFLFPLFPTTTIGSFPQTKEIRTLRSKFRKNELSQEEYEKRIEEFIIDLIRKQEEINLDVFVHGEFERNDMVEFFSEKLKGFLTTENGWVQSYGSRCVKPPVIYGDVSRSNDMTVKWICFAQSKTNKLMKGMLTGPVTILQWSFVRDDQPLSTTAYQIAWAIRDEVESLEKSGIQIIQIDEPALREGLPLKKKDWKGYFDWSIKAFRISSSGVEDETQIHTHMCYSEFNDILEHIADLDADVITMETSRSKMELLQAFSEFSYPNEIGPGVYDIHSPRIPTVEEIFDLIQKASNKLPIRNIWINPDCGLKTRKWEEVLPSLKNMTEAAKRQEKKLGRKISYQKGYICVKSLK